CCGTGGAATGCTGCTCACTCGTTCGGCCATTTTCACCCGTAAAGCCTTTGTCAAAAATCCGTCCTTGGTCTTCTTTAGGAATCCCAACGCCCGTATCTTTCAATTGTAACCAAGCGCCTTCTTTTGTACGTGAAAAAGTAACAGTGATGTCTCCTCCAGCTGGCGTATATTTGATTGCATTGCTTACCAATTGTTTAAAGATAAACGCTACCCATTTTGCATCCGTCAACACAAGTTGATCCGTTCCTTCAATTGAAAAATGTAGATTCTTTTGAATAAAATAACTTCCCTGTGTCCGAATGACAGATTGAACGATCTCTTTCAACGAATATTCCTGAATAAGATAATCTCTGGAAAAACTATCCAAACGGGCATAATAAAGGACTTGCTCCACATATTCATCGATCTTAGTCAGTTCATTTTCTACCAAATAATATTTTTTCTCTGGAATATCATCTTCCAGAGACTGTAAAATCAAGTTCACTGCAGCCAATGGTACTTTGATTTCATGCACCCACGAATCAATATAATCTTTTTGATCCTGTTGATTATTG
This sequence is a window from Enterococcus wangshanyuanii. Protein-coding genes within it:
- the sapS gene encoding two-component system sensor histidine kinase SapS; this translates as MTIRNYLKDHWLLLVGWLTFIALTCFILWLSPDIAVNFSIIGYLVLLEGLFLLLFLTIDYSLKKRWWRSLDTTEHPPSLQHYLSEASRAEEKLVQEYINGLLVEHQQVMQQAINNQQDQKDYIDSWVHEIKVPLAAVNLILQSLEDDIPEKKYYLVENELTKIDEYVEQVLYYARLDSFSRDYLIQEYSLKEIVQSVIRTQGSYFIQKNLHFSIEGTDQLVLTDAKWVAFIFKQLVSNAIKYTPAGGDITVTFSRTKEGAWLQLKDTGVGIPKEDQGRIFDKGFTGENGRTSEQHSTGLGLYLAKSLADKLGHQLSVESIEGEGTTMKLLFPFLSYFKERR